The following proteins are encoded in a genomic region of Cryptomeria japonica chromosome 11, Sugi_1.0, whole genome shotgun sequence:
- the LOC131072907 gene encoding AP2/ERF and B3 domain-containing transcription factor ARF14: protein MEGMKRANVVSFLDWRTRVDDYSGVKEKNGEGERIGSGLNLLSACGGESDGVDLKKFRENTCSPIYKEVVSQANGRWGAQIYNKHERIWVEEDAGLKFRGGHLQNRFLSEHSKVETMDVVVPKDQLKITALGAHKAESKNESAGWEKDKSLREPMFEKAVTPSDVGKLNRLVIPKHHAEKYFPLDTTANDKGLLLNFEDNTGKAWRFRYSYWNSSQSYVLTKGWSRFVKEKKLDAGDIVSFERSTDAQNAERLYISWKRRPCHALQIQPGSKASLLRRLSLPSLAASPTFQYGPFQSQALIRTASSSSKPFPELMSVVWQPNNGGAFWRLPTEEVSPLPLSHNMRFLPAVEQNSAREPHDFMQLKPTGDRSSPVENAADMSSKKGVRLFGVNL, encoded by the coding sequence atggAAGGAATGAAAAGGGCGAATGTTGTGTCGTTCTTGGACTGGAGAACCAGAGTGGATGATTACAGCGGAGTGAAGGAAAAGAATGGCGAGGGAGAAAGAATAGGAAGTGGGCTGAACTTGTTGTCGGCGTGTGGGGGAGAATCAGATGGCGTCGATCTGAAGAAGTTTAGAGAAAATACATGTTCTCCTATTTATAAAGAGGTGGTTTCTCAGGCCAATGGACGGTGGGGAGCACAGATCTATAACAAACATGAGCGAATATGGGTAGAAGAGGACGCAGGCCTCAAGTTCCGAGGAGGGCATCTGCAGAATAGATTTCTTAGCGAGCATTCAAAGGTAGAAACGATGGACGTGGTGGTTCCAAAGGACCAGCTCAAGATTACGGCGTTGGGTGCGCACAAGGCAGAGTCGAAGAATGAGAGTGCAGGTTGGGAGAAAGATAAGTCGTTAAGAGAACCCATGTTTGAGAAGGCGGTGACTCCCAGCGATGTGGGGAAACTGAATCGGCTGGTGATTCCGAAGCATCATGCCGAGAAGTACTTTCCGCTGGACACGACTGCAAACGATAAAGGATTGCTGCTCAATTTCGAGGATAACACAGGAAAAGCTTGGAGGTTCCGTTACTCCTACTGGAACAGCAGTCAGAGCTACGTGCTCACCAAAGGATGGAGTCGATTCGTAAAGGAGAAAAAGTTGGACGCAGGGGATATCGTTTCCTTCGAGAGATCAACCGATGCCCAAAATGCTGAGCGCCTTTACATCAGCTGGAAGCGCCGCCCTTGTCATGCCCTTCAAATTCAGCCAGGCTCCAAAGCATCACTTCTGCGCAGACTTTCGCTTCCCTCACTCGCAGCCTCGCCCACCTTTCAATACGGTCCTTTCCAATCTCAGGCCCTCATTCGcactgcttcttcttcttccaagCCATTTCCCGAGTTGATGTCGGTGGTCTGGCAGCCCAACAATGGCGGAGCTTTCTGGCGGCTGCCTACGGAGGAGGTTTCGCCGCTCCCCCTGAGCCACAATATGCGTTTTCTACCGGCGGTGGAGCAGAATTCTGCGAGGGAACCTCATGACTTTATGCAGCTCAAGCCCACCGGTGACCGGTCATCGCCTGTTGAGAATGCCGCAGACATGAGCTCCAAGAAGGGCGTCAGGCTGTTTGGGGTCAATTTGTGA